The Leifsonia sp. ZF2019 DNA segment CCTCTGGTGATGCTGAGCGACACGAACACCTTCCCGGTCACTCTGGGGCTCACGCTGTGGAATTCGCAGACACAGCGGGATCCCGCCTTCTACCAGCTCGTGGTCACCGGGTCGGCGTTCTCCGCGGTGATCCTGGTCGCGGTCATGGTCTCCCTGCAGCGGTTCTGGCGGGCCGGTCTCACGGCGGGCGCGACGAAAGGATGACGACGATGGGGAAGCTCCCCGCCCACCTGCCCGCCCGGCTCGCGATCACGCTCTGGGACTTCTCCTGGTACACCAGGGCCGGCAGCGGCGAACCCTATGCCGATCTCGACACCGCCTTCGCGGAGGCGGTCGAGCGCGGCTACAACGCGGTCCGGATCTGTGCGGCGCCCCTCTACCTGTTCGGGCCGGTCGATCTTCCCGCAGACCTCGGCATCTCCGGTCTCGGCGCGACGCCCGCCGGGGGGATCTATGGCGAGGGGACCCGCTGGTACGACGTGCCGGGCGGGTACGCCGTCCCGCTGCTGGATCGACTGGTCGAGCTGTTCGAGGCGGCGGCGAGGCACGGCTGCGTGGTCATCCTCTCGACCTGGGAGTACCAGCAGTCGCCGTCATTCGCCGCGACGGACGCGTGGTGGCGGGCGATCGACGCGATCCCGGTGCAGCGCAGGCTGGACGCGCTCGCGCGCGCGTCCGCCGCGCTGGTGCGATTCCTCGAGGAACGCGGCCACGGTGAGCGCATCGCCTTCGTCGAGCTCCACAACGAAGTCGACTTCTCGCGCGTCCCGGCGGACAGTGCGGCGATCGACGACGCCATCGCCGTCTTCCGGACCGCGGCACCCGGCCACCTGGTGACGGTGAGCTACGGCATGCCCCCGCACCTGGACATGGCGGCCGTGCCGGAGAGCCTGCAGGTCGGACAGTTCCATGTCTACGCGTACGGTGTGCTCGACGCTCTCCAGCGCGAGATCGACCTCCGGGAGACAGGCTCGGAAGGATTCCCCAACCCCGCCCTGCGGCGGCTCCTCCGAGCGGATGCTCCGCGGTGGGAGGACTACGGCCGGCCGGAGGCGTGGCGGCTGGAGGCCACGGTGATCACCGACCAGATGCTCTACGGCTACGACAACATCGACGCCACCCGATGGGATCTCTGGCTCTACGACAACTACGGTGCGCACCGCGAGGAGATGCGACGCGAGATCCGGTCCCGCGTCACCGCCGTCGCGGCGTGGTGCCGTCGGCGCGACGTCCCGCTCGTCATCGGGGAAGGCTGGGTCGGCTACACCCCGCTCCGAGCCGGATTCGAGGAGGGCCCCGTCGGCAAGGATCTCGCCGAAGTCGGACTCCGCGCCGCCGTGGAGGCCGGCGCATGGGGCGCGGTGCTCTGCTCCAACGCGGCTCCGCACCACCCGTTCTGGGCGGATGTCGAGTGGCAGCGGCAGGCGAACCGGGAGCTGAGGGGCTGAGAGGGCCTGCCGTGGTCGGGCGGCGCGGGCGTGTCGATCGAGCTCGCCCGAAGCGTGCGAGCGCGGCCCGAGCCGGGTCCGGATGTGAGAGGCTTTCGGCGTGAAGCGGGCGACGATCTACGACGT contains these protein-coding regions:
- a CDS encoding cellulase-like family protein, which encodes MGKLPAHLPARLAITLWDFSWYTRAGSGEPYADLDTAFAEAVERGYNAVRICAAPLYLFGPVDLPADLGISGLGATPAGGIYGEGTRWYDVPGGYAVPLLDRLVELFEAAARHGCVVILSTWEYQQSPSFAATDAWWRAIDAIPVQRRLDALARASAALVRFLEERGHGERIAFVELHNEVDFSRVPADSAAIDDAIAVFRTAAPGHLVTVSYGMPPHLDMAAVPESLQVGQFHVYAYGVLDALQREIDLRETGSEGFPNPALRRLLRADAPRWEDYGRPEAWRLEATVITDQMLYGYDNIDATRWDLWLYDNYGAHREEMRREIRSRVTAVAAWCRRRDVPLVIGEGWVGYTPLRAGFEEGPVGKDLAEVGLRAAVEAGAWGAVLCSNAAPHHPFWADVEWQRQANRELRG